The sequence CGAGTGGTTGCCCCAACCCCCGCAACACATCCCGAATGAACTGCGCCCGCTCCCGCGCTTCGCCGATCTCCCGGTCGATGCGCAGCTTGTCATTGCCGGCCAGCTTGATAGCGCGGTTCTTCTGCACCAACTCGATGATGCGCATCGGGTCAATCGGCGGATTCGGGCGGAAATAGAGGTTCATCACCTTCGGCCCCGCATCGATTTTGATCACGCCATACGGCTTGGCTTGGATGCGCAGCCGGTGCGTGTCAAACAGCGCCTGGCCTTGCGCCGGCAGTTTGCCGAATCGATCCGTCACTTCCTCCAACAACCGATCGACCTGCTCGGCCCGCTCGGCGCTGGCCAAACGTTTGTAGAGGTTCAGCCGCGTGTGGACATCACCGCAATACGCATCCGGCAGCAGCGCTGGGGTGTGCAGGTTGATCTCCGTCGTCGCGCCAAACACGGCGCTGTTCGGGCTCAACAAGTCCGGCTCCTCGCCGTTTTTCAGCGCCCGCACCGCCTCGGCCAGCATTTCGTTGTAAAGCTGGAAGCCGACTTCCATCATGTTGCCGCTCTGGTTGTCCCCCAGCACCTCGCCGGCGCCGCGAATCTCCAGATCGTGCATCGCCAGGTAAAAGCCCGAGCCCAGCTCTTCCATCGCCTGAATCGCTTCCAGCCGCTGCTGCGCTTGTTTCGTCAACCCTTGCACATCCGGCACCAGCAAATAGGCATAGGCCTGGTGGTGGCTGCGCCCGACCCGCCCGCGCAACTGGTGCAACTGCGCCAGCCCGAACTTGTCCGCCCGGGTGATGACGATGGTGTTGGCGCTGGGCACGTCAATGCCGGTTTCGATGATGGTGGAGCACAGCAGCAGGTTGAAACGCTGGGCGGTGAAATCCCGCATCACGCGCTCCAACTCGCGCTCGGGCATCTGGCCATGCGCCACAGCGATGCGCGCTTCGGGCAGCAACTCGGCCAGCTTTTGCCGCCGGTTCTCAATCGTCTCCACCTCGTTGTGCAGGAAGTACACCTGCCCGCCGCGCTTCAACTCGCGTAACACCGCCTCGCGGATCGTGCCGTGGTCTTCGTTGCGCACAAAGGTTTTGATCGCCAAACGGCGCTGCGGCGCGGTGGCAATCACGCTCAAATCGCGCAGGCCCTCCAGCGCCATGCCCAGCGTCCGGGGGATGGGCGTGGCGGTGAGCGTGAGCACGTCCACCTCGGCGCGCATGGCCTTCATCGCTTCCTTGTGGCGCACGCCGAAACGGTGCTCCTCGTCGATGATGAGCAGCCCCAGGCGGTTGAACTTCACGTCCTTGGAGAGCAGCTTGTGCGTGCCCACCACGATGTCGATGGTGCCCGCCGCGATGCCTTCCATCGCCACCTTGACTTCCTTGGCGGTGCGAAAGCGCGACAGCTCCGCCACCTTCACCGGCCACTTGCCGAAGCGATCGACGATGGTTTGATAGTGCTGTTCCGCCAACAACGTCGTCGGCGCAAGCAGGGCCACTTGTTTGCCGCCCATCACCGCGACGAAGGCGGCGCGCAACGCCACCTCGGTTTTGCCGAAGCCCACGTCGCCGCACACCAGCCGATCCATGGGCTGGGGGCTGATCATGTCTTGGATCACGGCGTGGATGGCGGCGGCCTGGTCGGCGGTTTCCTCAAAACCGAAGCTGGCGGCGAAAGCGTCGTAGTCGTGTTCCGACAGGCGGTGGGCGTGACCCTGACGCGCAGCGCGCAGCGCGTAGAGGTTGAGCAGCTCGGCCGCCGTGTCGCGCACCTGTTCGGCGGCTTTGCGCTTGGCTTTGTCCCACTGACCGGAGCCGAGTTTGTGCAGCGGCGCTTCTTCTGCACTCACACCGGTGTAGCGGCTGATGAGGTGCAGTTGCGCCACCGGCACGTACAGCGTGGCCTTGTCGGCATATTCCAGATGCAAGAATTCCGACGCGCCTTCGCCCAAATCGATGTGCATCAAGCCCTTGTAACGCCCGATGCCGTGCGCGCTGTGAACCACCGGATCGCCGATTTTCAGCTCAGATAAATCCTTGATGAGCGCATCGACGTTGCTGGTTTGCTCCTGCTTGCGTCGGCGCCGAGCGGTGGGGGCGCTGGCAAACAGTTCGGTTTCGGTGATGAACTGGATCGCCTGCCCGATGGCCGGTTCATGCCAGAAAAACCCCGCCGCCAGCGGCGCTGCGGTGATCGCCACCCGTTCGGTGCCGATGACGAAATCCAGCAGCGAATCGGCAGCGGGCAGGTCGATGCGGTTGTCGCGCAGGGTGTCGAGCAGGCTTTCGCGCCGACCGGGGCTTTCGGCGACGATCAACACGCGGTGGGGCGTGCTTTGCAGGTGTTTGGCCAGGGCGGCGAGCGGTTCGGTGCTGCCGCGCTCGGCGCTCACATCGGGCAGCGGGCGGGCCCAATCAACTTCCCCGGCACTGCGCAGCGTCAGCACCGCATGGTGGCCCGCCGCGCTGAAAAACTCTTCCGGGCGCAGATAGAGCGCTTCGGGCGGCAACACGGGGCGTTCTGGATCGTGTTGCAGCAGGCGGTGGCGGTCTTTGGTGTCGGCGGCGAAGCGTTGCAGGGCGGCATCCACCTCACCGTGCAGCACCAAAGCAGCCGGCGTGCGACCGGGCAGCATCTGCGCGGTGGGCGTGAGCGGCGAGCCGAGGTAATCGAAGAAGCTGGCGGTTTCCTCAAAAAACAGCGGCAAGTAGTACTCGATGCCCGAGGCCACCAGCCCTTGCGCCATGTCTTTGTAGAGCCGATGTTTGGTCGGATCCCCGTCCATTTGCTCGCGCCAACGCTGGCGAAAGCGCGTGCGGGCCGCTTCATCGGTGGGAAATTCGCGCCCGGGCAGCATCTGCACTTCGGGCACCGGGTAGAGGCTGCGCTGCGTGTCCGGGTCGAAGGTGCGGATGGAGTCGATTTCGTCGTCGAACAAATCCACCCGGTAAGGCTGGAGCGAGCCCATCGGGAACAAGTCGATCAGGCTGCCACGCACGGCGTATTCCCCCGGCGACACGACTTGCGTCACATGGCTGTAGCCGGCCAGTGTCAGTTGACGCTTGAGTGCGGCCTCGTCCAGCCGTTCGCCCTTCTTGAAGGCAAACGTGGTGCCGGCCAGAAAACTCGGCGGCGCCAGCCGTGTCAGGGCGGTGGTGGCGGGCAGCAACACCACGTCGAGCTGGTTCTGGTGGATTTTCCACAGCGTCGCCAGCCGCTCGGAGATCAAATCTTGGTGCGGGCTGAAGGTGTCATAGGGCAGGGTTTCCCAATCGGGGAACACCGCCACCCGCAGCGAGGGGGCAAAGCAGGGAATTTCCTCGGCCAGCCGTTGGGCATCCGCCGGTTCGGCGGTGAGGATGGCCAGCAGTTGTTGTTTGTCGGCCTGGGCTTGGGCGTAGCGTGCCAACAGCAGCGCGTCCGCAGAACCGAGGGGGCGGGGCAGGGCAAAACGTTTGCCAGGGGCGATGACAGGGAGATGCATGGTGGCAGGAAAGCTGCCGGGGATTCTAGGGTGTAGGGCGTGAACGACGACGCGCCACGCCGACCCAGGCGCCCCCCGCCAGCATCAGCGCCAAGGTGGCAGGCTCGGGCACGCTGCTGATGCTGTTGACGGCCACACTCACACGGCCACCCACCTCAGAATCCAACGAATCCGCAGTGGCATAGAACGTTTGGCTGAGATCGGCGCTGTCATAAATGGCGTGGGCGGAGGTGCTGGTCAGGTCGTACAAATTCACCCAACTGCCGTTTTCCAACTGAAAAGACAGACCGTTGCCCGTGGTGTAACCGTCGGCTTGGTTTTGCACCAAGTTGTCATTGCCCTGGTAGGTGTCCGCACCCAGGAGCCCGGTCACCGCCAAGCCATCGAATGTGCCGCTCACACCGACCACTTGTTCAAAGCTGAGGGCATCACCGGCGGTTTCGATCACCAAGGCGCTGGTCAGGCTGCCTTCCCAATAGGCGTCGCCTTCGGTGTCGATGGTGCCGAATTCGATGTCGACCGTGAAGGTGCGGGCGTGGCTGGGGGCTGTGCCCAACATCGCTAAACCGAGCAGGCATCCGCCCAAAAAAGCGCTCAAACGTGATGACAGGCGCGCAAAAACAGCCGGCTTGTGATTCTGGACAGTGTGCATTTTGAAACTCCTTGCCATGGAGAGAACTTCGGTGGATGCGGAGGCATTGTGGGCAGCGCTGTCCGGGTCACCCATACGGCAGATGCCGTAATTCGCCGGCATCATCGGGGAAAGAGGCCGCAAGAGCGCACAGATAATCTCGGCATGACTGCAACTTTCCCCACCCTCCCCGGGGCTGAACCCCGCCTCTACGCCCTGGTGCCTTGCGCCGGCACCGGCAGCCGCTCTGGCAGCTTCAACCCCAAACAGTACGAGCCAGTGGCCGGTCAGCCGCTGGTGGCGCACACCCTGGCGGCGCTGGCCCAGGTGACGCGCCTCACCGCCACGCTGGTGGTGCTCGCCCCGGACGATCTTCAGTTTGAAGACGATTTGCCCGGCTTGGCCGGCGACCGCCTGTGGCTGGCCAAAGTCGGCGGCGCCACCCGCGCCGAAAGCGTGGCCAACGGCCTGAACGAACTGCGCGCCCGAGGCGCCCAGCCGCACGACTGGGTGTTGGTTCACGACGCCGCCCGCTGTCTGCTGCGCCCCGAGTGGGTCGATCGGCTGATCGATGCGTGCCAAGAGGACGAAGTCGGCGGCCTGCTGGCGCTGCCGGTGGCGGACACACTCAAAGCCGAAGAGCCCGGCACCGCTGGGCGCGTGGCGGCCACGGTCAACCGTCAAGGCAAATGGGCGGCACAGACGCCCCAAATGTTCCGCCTCGGGCTGCTGGCGCCTGCGTTGGCCGGCGCGGGCGAACAGGTGACGGACGAAGCCAGCGCCGTGGAAGCCCTGGGCCACAGCCCCAAGCTGGTGCGCGGGGAGTTCGAAAACTTCAAAGTCACCTATCCGGGGGATTTCCACCTGGCCGAACGCTTGCTGGCCACCACCCGCCGGGGCGCTGAGTTGCGCGCCATGTTGCCGGCGCGGGACTTCGCACAGGCCCAGCAGTTTTACGAGGATCTGGGCTTCACCCGGGAGTTTGCGCAAAGCAACCTGGCGGGCTTCAAGCTCGGGCAAGCCGCTTTCTTGTTGCAGGACGCCTTCGACCCGCTGCGCGCCCAGCAAACCGTGATGCACCTCACCCTGGATGACATCGCCACCTTCTGGCAGCACCTGCAACGTCAGGGCGTGGCGGCGCGCTACGGCGTGACGATCGAGCCGCCGCAGCAGCGCCCCTGGGGGTTGATCGACATGACCTTGACCGACCCGAGTGGCGTGCTCTGGCGCATCGCCCAGCGCTTGGAGATGCCGCAATGAGTGCCCCGGCGCTGCCCCCGCTGCGCATCGGCGAAGGCTGGGATGTGCATGCTTTGGTGCCAGGCCGCCCACTGGTGTTGGGGGGCGTCACGATCCCGCATCACCTGGGCCTGCTCGGGCATTCGGATGCCGATGCGTTGCTGCACGCCATCACCGATGCGCTGCTGGGCGGCGCGGGGTTGGGCGACATCGGTCGCCACTTTCCCGACACGGCGCTCGAATTCAAAGGCGCCGATTCGGCGGTGCTGTTGGCCGAAGCCTACCGGCGCGTGCGGGCGGCAGGCTGGCAGGTGGTGAACGTGGACAGCACCATCGTCGCGCAAGCGCCCAAGATGGCACCGCACATCCCGGCGATGCAAGCCCGCATCGCCGAGTTGTTGGGCGTGACGCCCGACCGCATCAACGTCAAAGCCAAGACGGCGGAAAAAATGGGCCCGGTCGGGGAAGGCCGGGCCATCGAGACGCGTGCGGTTTGCCTGTTGGTGGCAGCGGCCATTTGAGCCACCGGGCGGCGGCTCATCAGGTGTTGTGGCTGCCGCCCACGTTGCTGGGCATCAAGGAGCGTTTCAGGCGGATGTGGGCCACCAGCCCGGTTTTTTCCGCTGCGTTGTTCAGCTCCAGCGAAGCGTCGATGCGTTGCAGTGCTTTTTTCACCACCGCCAGCCCGAGGCCGGCGCCCGTGGCAGCGGTGCGGGCGGCATCGCCCCGGAAGAACGGCGTGGTCAGGTGGGAGAGCTTTTCCGGCGCCACGCCTTGGCCATAGTCCCGCACCGTGATGATGAGCGAATCCCCCGCCAACACGTGGGACACCTTCACCCGTGCAATGCCCGTGTCAATCGAACGCCCGTAACGCCGGGCGTTTTCGAACAGGTTGGCGAAAACGCGGCCCAACTCGGTGTCATCGCCCTTGACCATCAAGTTCGGCGGCAAGCGGGATTCGATGCGAATTTGCGACTTGTCCCGGAACGCATTCGCCTCGCGCTCCACCACCGCCGAGACGTTCACAGGCACCACGTGCGTGCCTTCGGGGCGGGCGTAGTCCATGAACTTGTCGATGATGGCGTCGAGCTGATCGATGTCGCTGGCCATGTTGCGCCGGGCCTCTTCGTCGGCCACGCTGATTTCGGCCTCCAGACGCAGGCGCGCCAGCGGCGTGCGCAGATCGTGCGAGATGCCAGCCAGCATCACCGCACGCTCTTCTTCGACCTTGGCCAACTCCCGCGCCATGCGGTTGAACCCCATGTTGACCATGCGAATCTCGTTGGTCATGTTGGATTCGTCCAGGTGCGAGTCGTACTCACCTTCACCGATGCGGCTGGCGGCGAAAGACAAATCTTTGAGCGGTCGGTTGATGAGGCGCACAAACCCTGCTGACAGCCCCGCTGTGATGATCACCAAACCCACCAGCCAAGGCCAGCCCAGCGGTGAGGCCATGCCCAAGCGCGAGGGGTCGGCCTGAAACCAGTATTGGCCACTGCCGACCGTCCATCCGATCCACAGCCCAGGCACGCCATCGACGGCGCTGGCCACAATCACATCTTCACGCAGTTGTTCATTCAGGGTTCGAACCAGCGCTTGGACGTGCAAACTGTTCGGCCAAGGGGTGATTTGGTTGGCGGGGGTGCGTTGTCGCAACGCCAGCCCCTCTTGGTCTTCCAACGACTTGAGCACCGCCGCTTGGCGCGTCGGCGGGGTTTCAAGGATCAATGCACGCGTCAGGCGCAGGGTGCTGACCAGTTGTTGCCCGGCCAGGGTGCCTTGTTCGCTTTGCCGGCTGATGGCCCAGTACCACATGCCCAACACCATGGCGAGCAGCAAACTGATGAGGCCAAAACTGCGCCAAAACAGGTTCACCGTCAGGCGGGGGCGGTGAACCTTGCCCTTGGATTTGTCGGGCAGGTTTGCCAAGGCGGACCAGTCGGTGTTGTCACCGGGGTTGCCGCCCTCCGGGCTGGTGGAGCGGGAACCCGCCCCAGCAGAGCGGGCCGAAGCCACGTGCCTGCGCGCCTTGTCGTCCCCCGCCGCGCCTGAACGGGGCTTGGGGCTCACGCCACTTCCTCCGGCACAAAGACGTAGCCCACCCCCCAGACCGTCTGGATGTAACGGGGGTTCGAAGGATCGGGTTCAAGCAGTTTGCGCAGGCGGGAGATTTGCACATCCAAGCTGCGGTCGAACGGTTCAAACTCGCGGCCGCGTGCCAGTTGCGCCAGTTTGTCCCGCGACAGGGGCTGGCGGGGGTGGCGCACCAGCGCTTTGAGCATGGAAAACTCCCCCGTGGTCAAAGTGATTTGCTCACCGTCTTTGGTCAGGCGCCGCTGGGACAAATCGAATTCGAACGGGCCGAATTGGATGACTTGGTTGTCTTTGGCCGGTGCGCCGGGCGCTTCTTGGGGGGGGCGGCGGCGCAGCACCGCATGGATGCGAGCCAACAATTCACGCGGATTGAAGGGTTTGGGCAGGTAATCGTCCGCCCCGACTTCGAGGCCGACGATGCGATCCACATCTTCCACCTTGGCGGTCAGCATGATGATGGGGGTGGTGTCCCCCGAGGCGCGCAGGCGTCGGCAGATCGACAGGCCATCTTCACCCGGCATCATCAGGTCGAGCACGATCATGTCGATCGCTTCACGGCCTTGCAGGCGGGTCAACATCTTGCCGTCTTCGGCCAGCAAGACCTCGAAACCTTCTTGGGTGAGGTAGCGGCGCAGCAGGTCGCGGATGCGGGCGTCGTCATCGACGACGACGACGCGATCCTTGCGGGGAGTGACAGTCGAGTTCATCGTGCTTCCGGGAAGGTCAGCTAATTTGTAACAGCCCCGATTGTGTGGTGGCCTCCCCGGATTTTTGGGCCCCAATGAACTCTGTTACAAATTCATGGGGCTGACGGCGGGCTTATTGCGCGACCCAGCCACCATCCATGTTGATGGCCGCGCCGCGCAGGTTGTGCGCCGCTGCCGAGCACAGGAACACGGCCAGCGCGCCCAGCTCGTCCGGCGTGGTGAACTGCTGCGAGGGCTGCTTTTCGGACAGCAAGGCGCGCTTGGCTTCGTCGTCGCTCACGCCCGCAGCGGCGGCGCGGGCATCGACCTGCTTTTGCACCAGCGGCGTCAGCACCCAGCCCGGGCAGATGGCGTTGACCGTCACGCCCGTGGTCGCGGTTTCCAGTGCCACGGTTTTGGTGAAACCCACCACGCCGTGTTTGGCCGCCACGTAGGCCGATTTTTGCGCCGAAGCCACCAGCCCATGCACCGAAGCCACGTTGATGATGCGGCCCCAGTTGCGCGCCTTCATGCCCGGCAGTGCGGCGCGGGTGGCGTGGAACACCGAGCTGAGGTTGATGGCGATGATGGCGTCCCAGCGCTCCGCCGGGAAGTCTTCCACGGGGGCGACGTACTGAATGCCAGCGTTGTTCACCAGCACATCGACGCTGCCGAATTCAGCCTCGGCGGCGCGCACCATGGCTTCGATTTCGGCGGGCTTGCTCATGTCCGCGCCGTGATAGCTGACTTTGGCGCCCAGCGGGCCAGCCACAGCGGCGACTTCCGCTTGGGCCGCTTCGATGTCACCAAAGCCATTGAGCATCACGTTGGCGCCTTGGGCGGCGAGCGCCTTGGCGATGCCCAGCCCGATGCCGCTGGTGGAGCCGGTGACGAGGGCGGTTTTGCCTTTCAACATGCGAAAGTCTCCTGAGGAACGTTGGAACGGTGAGAAGAAACCCAGCCAGGCGCGAAGCCGAGGTTGTTACAGTCGATTATCCCGACCTGGCTTGCACGGAGACAACGCCCCATGACCACCGCCACGCCCTTTGCTGCTTCGATGCCCGCTGCGTTTGCACCGCGCCAACGGTTTGTGCAATGCCTGGATGCACGCGGCCTGCGCCGCCTGGCCTACACGGAGTGGGGCGATCCGGCGAATCGGCGCGTGTTGGTGTGCGTTCACGGCCTGACGCGCCAAGGGCGAGATTTCGATGTGCTGGCCCAGGCTTTGTGTCAACACTACCGCGTGGTGTGCCCAGACGTGGCAGGCCGAGGGAACTCGGACTGGCTCGCCGATCCTGCTGCCTACATCGTGCCCACCTACGTGGCCGACATGGTGACGCTGCTGGCCCGCTTGGATGCGGACAGCGTCGATTGGGTCGGCACCTCGATGGGGGGCCTCATCGGCATGGGGCTGGCGGGCCTGAAAGGCTCACCCATTCGGCGTTTGGTGCTCAACGATGTCGGGCCGCGCATTGAATTTGCGGCGTTGGCCCGCATTGGCACCTATGTGGGCTTGCCGGCCCATTGGGCGACGCTGGACGAAGCCGCCGACGCCCTGGCCGTGGTCTGCCAAGGGTTTGGCCCGCACAGCCGCGAACAGTGGCTGGCGCTGACCCGGCCCCAGCTTCGCCCCGATGGCGATGGCTTCAAACCGCATTACGACCCGGCCATCGGCTTGGCCTTCCGGGCCGTGACGCCGGCGCTGGCGCAGGCTGGGGAGCTGCTGCTGTGGCAAAACTTTGCCCGCATCACCTGCCCCACGTTGGTGCTGCGCGGGGAACTTTCCGATCTGCTGTCGGCCTCTACCGTGGCAGAGATGTGTGCGTGCCGACCGCAGGTGCAGGCCCATGTCGTGGCAGGGGTGGGCCATGCGCCCACGCTGGTGCAGCCCGATCAGGTGGCTGTGGTGCGGGATTTTTTGTTGTCACCATGAAAAGTGAAGTTGTGAGTGAAGTGGCGGCGCCCATCGTGTCGCTGGCGCAGGTGGAATTGGCAGGGTCGCACGCTTTGGCGCGGGCGCGGGCGTTTGCCGAGCCCATGCTGGCCGGTCAAATTCTGGACACCGGCGAAGACGCCTTCAGCCATGCTGCGGGCGTGGCGGACATCCTGGCCCACATCGGTGGGGCGCCGTCGCTGCAAGCGGCGGCCTATCTGGTGTACGCCGGGGATTATTTGCAGCGGCCTGAAGAAGTCATCGAAAAAGCCTTTGGGGCGTCTTACGCCAGTTTGGTGACGTTGACGCGCAAGCTGGTGCAAATCCAGCGTGCCGCCCGCGAAGCGCAGTTGGCCGAAGAAGATCGCGCCGAGCAAACCGAGCGCGTGCGCAAAATGCTGCTGGCCTTCTCGCGGGATTTGCGCGTGGTGCTGCTGAGGTTGGCGTCGCGTTTGCAGACGCTGCGCTGGTACGCCGCCAGCAAGCGGCCTTGCCCGCCCGCTTTGGCCGCCGAAAGCCGCCAAGTGTTCGCACCGCTGGCCAACCGCTTGGGCATTTGGCAGATCAAGTGGGAAATCGAGGATCTGGCGTTTCGCTTCCAGCAGCCCGACGAGTACAAACGCATCGCCAAGCTGTTGGCTGAAAAGCGCATCGAGCGCGAAGCCAGCGTCGATGCGGTGCGCCGCCAGATGGCCGCCGATCTGCAAAACCACGGCGTGCCGGCGGTGGTCTATGGCCGGCCCAAGCACATTTACAGCATCTGGAAAAAGATGCAGGGCAAGAAGCTGGACTTCTCCCGCGTCATGGATGTGCGGGCGCTGCGCGTCGTGGTGGCGGATGTGCCGGCGTGTTACGCCGCGCTGGCGCGGGTGCATGAGCGTTACCGTGCCGTGTCGGGCGAGTACGACGATTACATCGCCCGCCCCAAGCCCAACGGCTACCGTTCGCTGCACACCGTGGTGTTGGGCGACGATGAGCGGCCTATTGAGGTGCAAATCCGCACCCAGGCCATGCACGAACATGCCGAATACGGCGTGGCCGCGCACTGGGCCTACAAAGAGGCGGGCACCAAAGGTTATGGCGGGGTGAGCGCCGCCGGTGAGTTCGAAGAGCGTGTGGCCGAGGCGCGCAAAGCCGTGCTGCGCCAGTTGCTGGCCTGGGAGCGAGACTTCAGCCAGCAAGGCGACGATGGCAGCGCCACCGTTCACGGGCGCTTCGATGACCGCATTTACGTCTTTACCCCGCAAGCCGCCGTGATCGAGCTGACGGTCGGCGGTACGCCGGTGGACTTCGCTTACGCCCTGCACACCACCGTGGGCCACCGCTGCCGGGGCGCTAAGGTCGATGGTCAGATGGTGCCGCTCAACACCGCGCTGGCCAATGGGCAGACGGTGGAAGTCATCAC is a genomic window of Vitreoscilla filiformis containing:
- a CDS encoding PEP-CTERM sorting domain-containing protein (PEP-CTERM proteins occur, often in large numbers, in the proteomes of bacteria that also encode an exosortase, a predicted intramembrane cysteine proteinase. The presence of a PEP-CTERM domain at a protein's C-terminus predicts cleavage within the sorting domain, followed by covalent anchoring to some some component of the (usually Gram-negative) cell surface. Many PEP-CTERM proteins exhibit an unusual sequence composition that includes large numbers of potential glycosylation sites. Expression of one such protein has been shown restore the ability of a bacterium to form floc, a type of biofilm.), which codes for MHTVQNHKPAVFARLSSRLSAFLGGCLLGLAMLGTAPSHARTFTVDIEFGTIDTEGDAYWEGSLTSALVIETAGDALSFEQVVGVSGTFDGLAVTGLLGADTYQGNDNLVQNQADGYTTGNGLSFQLENGSWVNLYDLTSTSAHAIYDSADLSQTFYATADSLDSEVGGRVSVAVNSISSVPEPATLALMLAGGAWVGVARRRSRPTP
- the ompR gene encoding osmolarity response regulator transcription factor OmpR; the protein is MNSTVTPRKDRVVVVDDDARIRDLLRRYLTQEGFEVLLAEDGKMLTRLQGREAIDMIVLDLMMPGEDGLSICRRLRASGDTTPIIMLTAKVEDVDRIVGLEVGADDYLPKPFNPRELLARIHAVLRRRPPQEAPGAPAKDNQVIQFGPFEFDLSQRRLTKDGEQITLTTGEFSMLKALVRHPRQPLSRDKLAQLARGREFEPFDRSLDVQISRLRKLLEPDPSNPRYIQTVWGVGYVFVPEEVA
- a CDS encoding 3-hydroxybutyrate dehydrogenase; this translates as MLKGKTALVTGSTSGIGLGIAKALAAQGANVMLNGFGDIEAAQAEVAAVAGPLGAKVSYHGADMSKPAEIEAMVRAAEAEFGSVDVLVNNAGIQYVAPVEDFPAERWDAIIAINLSSVFHATRAALPGMKARNWGRIINVASVHGLVASAQKSAYVAAKHGVVGFTKTVALETATTGVTVNAICPGWVLTPLVQKQVDARAAAAGVSDDEAKRALLSEKQPSQQFTTPDELGALAVFLCSAAAHNLRGAAINMDGGWVAQ
- a CDS encoding ATP-binding protein; translated protein: MSPKPRSGAAGDDKARRHVASARSAGAGSRSTSPEGGNPGDNTDWSALANLPDKSKGKVHRPRLTVNLFWRSFGLISLLLAMVLGMWYWAISRQSEQGTLAGQQLVSTLRLTRALILETPPTRQAAVLKSLEDQEGLALRQRTPANQITPWPNSLHVQALVRTLNEQLREDVIVASAVDGVPGLWIGWTVGSGQYWFQADPSRLGMASPLGWPWLVGLVIITAGLSAGFVRLINRPLKDLSFAASRIGEGEYDSHLDESNMTNEIRMVNMGFNRMARELAKVEEERAVMLAGISHDLRTPLARLRLEAEISVADEEARRNMASDIDQLDAIIDKFMDYARPEGTHVVPVNVSAVVEREANAFRDKSQIRIESRLPPNLMVKGDDTELGRVFANLFENARRYGRSIDTGIARVKVSHVLAGDSLIITVRDYGQGVAPEKLSHLTTPFFRGDAARTAATGAGLGLAVVKKALQRIDASLELNNAAEKTGLVAHIRLKRSLMPSNVGGSHNT
- the mfd gene encoding transcription-repair coupling factor, with amino-acid sequence MHLPVIAPGKRFALPRPLGSADALLLARYAQAQADKQQLLAILTAEPADAQRLAEEIPCFAPSLRVAVFPDWETLPYDTFSPHQDLISERLATLWKIHQNQLDVVLLPATTALTRLAPPSFLAGTTFAFKKGERLDEAALKRQLTLAGYSHVTQVVSPGEYAVRGSLIDLFPMGSLQPYRVDLFDDEIDSIRTFDPDTQRSLYPVPEVQMLPGREFPTDEAARTRFRQRWREQMDGDPTKHRLYKDMAQGLVASGIEYYLPLFFEETASFFDYLGSPLTPTAQMLPGRTPAALVLHGEVDAALQRFAADTKDRHRLLQHDPERPVLPPEALYLRPEEFFSAAGHHAVLTLRSAGEVDWARPLPDVSAERGSTEPLAALAKHLQSTPHRVLIVAESPGRRESLLDTLRDNRIDLPAADSLLDFVIGTERVAITAAPLAAGFFWHEPAIGQAIQFITETELFASAPTARRRRKQEQTSNVDALIKDLSELKIGDPVVHSAHGIGRYKGLMHIDLGEGASEFLHLEYADKATLYVPVAQLHLISRYTGVSAEEAPLHKLGSGQWDKAKRKAAEQVRDTAAELLNLYALRAARQGHAHRLSEHDYDAFAASFGFEETADQAAAIHAVIQDMISPQPMDRLVCGDVGFGKTEVALRAAFVAVMGGKQVALLAPTTLLAEQHYQTIVDRFGKWPVKVAELSRFRTAKEVKVAMEGIAAGTIDIVVGTHKLLSKDVKFNRLGLLIIDEEHRFGVRHKEAMKAMRAEVDVLTLTATPIPRTLGMALEGLRDLSVIATAPQRRLAIKTFVRNEDHGTIREAVLRELKRGGQVYFLHNEVETIENRRQKLAELLPEARIAVAHGQMPERELERVMRDFTAQRFNLLLCSTIIETGIDVPSANTIVITRADKFGLAQLHQLRGRVGRSHHQAYAYLLVPDVQGLTKQAQQRLEAIQAMEELGSGFYLAMHDLEIRGAGEVLGDNQSGNMMEVGFQLYNEMLAEAVRALKNGEEPDLLSPNSAVFGATTEINLHTPALLPDAYCGDVHTRLNLYKRLASAERAEQVDRLLEEVTDRFGKLPAQGQALFDTHRLRIQAKPYGVIKIDAGPKVMNLYFRPNPPIDPMRIIELVQKNRAIKLAGNDKLRIDREIGEARERAQFIRDVLRGLGQPLAVSR
- the ispD gene encoding 2-C-methyl-D-erythritol 4-phosphate cytidylyltransferase; the protein is MTATFPTLPGAEPRLYALVPCAGTGSRSGSFNPKQYEPVAGQPLVAHTLAALAQVTRLTATLVVLAPDDLQFEDDLPGLAGDRLWLAKVGGATRAESVANGLNELRARGAQPHDWVLVHDAARCLLRPEWVDRLIDACQEDEVGGLLALPVADTLKAEEPGTAGRVAATVNRQGKWAAQTPQMFRLGLLAPALAGAGEQVTDEASAVEALGHSPKLVRGEFENFKVTYPGDFHLAERLLATTRRGAELRAMLPARDFAQAQQFYEDLGFTREFAQSNLAGFKLGQAAFLLQDAFDPLRAQQTVMHLTLDDIATFWQHLQRQGVAARYGVTIEPPQQRPWGLIDMTLTDPSGVLWRIAQRLEMPQ
- a CDS encoding alpha/beta fold hydrolase, which produces MTTATPFAASMPAAFAPRQRFVQCLDARGLRRLAYTEWGDPANRRVLVCVHGLTRQGRDFDVLAQALCQHYRVVCPDVAGRGNSDWLADPAAYIVPTYVADMVTLLARLDADSVDWVGTSMGGLIGMGLAGLKGSPIRRLVLNDVGPRIEFAALARIGTYVGLPAHWATLDEAADALAVVCQGFGPHSREQWLALTRPQLRPDGDGFKPHYDPAIGLAFRAVTPALAQAGELLLWQNFARITCPTLVLRGELSDLLSASTVAEMCACRPQVQAHVVAGVGHAPTLVQPDQVAVVRDFLLSP
- the ispF gene encoding 2-C-methyl-D-erythritol 2,4-cyclodiphosphate synthase; protein product: MSAPALPPLRIGEGWDVHALVPGRPLVLGGVTIPHHLGLLGHSDADALLHAITDALLGGAGLGDIGRHFPDTALEFKGADSAVLLAEAYRRVRAAGWQVVNVDSTIVAQAPKMAPHIPAMQARIAELLGVTPDRINVKAKTAEKMGPVGEGRAIETRAVCLLVAAAI